In Chloroflexota bacterium, the DNA window TGGCAGCCATTCATCACCAGCCTCTTGATAGAATTCCCACCGATATGTGGGCGACCCCCGAAGTGCAAGAGCGGCTTTTCGAGTACTTCAGCATTGAAACTGCCGGGGATACCGAAGGCACCGCTATCAGCCTGTTGGGAGGTCTGCTCACACGCGATGTCGAAGCGATTCTGGAGCTATGGCAGATCCTTGGCATCGACGGCATTCTGAATATCTCGCCCCCCTATATCGGGCCTGAACTCCTTGAGGAGGACGTCTACAGCGAAAACGAGTGGGGGATGGGATTCCGTCCTCAGTCTTACGGCACGGGTTCGTACGATGAGCAAATCTATTTTCCCTTGGCCGAGGCCGAATCCATTGCCGACCTCGAGACCTATCGCTGGCCAGATCCAGACTGGTACAACTACAGCGTCCTGCCAGATCTGGTTGAACATTGCGGCGGGCGCGCCACCAGCCTGGGTTACACCGCACCATTTTTCTACCACAATCTCTTACGTGGTCTCGAACTTTCGTTGGTGGATACCTTGTTGCGTCCGGAGTTTACACATTACCTGGTTGGGCGCATTTCCGACTTCTTCACCGAGTACCACCGCCGCTGTTTCGAAGCCACCCGCGGTCTGGTGGATATGACCCAGGTGGAAAGACCGACAAATATGTCTCGTTCCTGACATATTCGGATGAACTCCACCACGGATTTGCGGGGGTTGATATAGATAGTGTATTCATTTTCCCACTTCGCGGTCCCGAGGAAATGTGGGAAGGTTCCGGGTGGATCTTTGAAGACCTCGACCAGTGCTCCATCCGGAGCCTTGGCGATCAGGTGCGGGAAAACGTCGATCCGCACGGCATTGTAGCCCCGTTCTACCAACTCATCGAGGGCCTTATCCCAATCTTCGAAACCGCCTCCTTTTTAACGACGGCGTATCCATGATGAGTCCCACATGGTAATGGCGAGGGGTTTTTGAAAATCTCTTATGCTTGGCATGGTTCTTCTCCTTGCATATTCAGTAACTGTGCGAACAGACATCAGATCATGCCTTCATCCCTCTGTTTGGTTCGGAAATGAAGGTTGGATTGTATAACTTGCAATAGGGCGAGTTCCACACGTTTTCGTACGTAAAATGGCGTCAGGAGACGTTATTATATGTTACACCCTAATCGGTGAGGACCTTGATTATGACCAAGTTGGTACTGTAGACGTAGCAGATGTAGGTCTGAATTGCGGCTATCTTCAAAGCTCTTTCCGCCTGGCGCAATGTTCTTCGTCTAAGTGGACACGTAAATGAGCACGGCGATCTGGTTCGGATTCAGTGTCTCAAGGGGCAGGTGTGCTTCCCCGTCAACGGTCACTGTTTTGACCAAACGATACTCTGGTGCCCGGATGAGTAGCGGCTGCCTTTCCGAGGCAGGGTTCCATGCAACGACCGCCAAGTGCTCGGCGATCCTGTAGGATTTGGCTACGATCGATGGGTTGCCGAGCTCGATCCCCTCGCCATCCACAAAGGTTCCTTCCAGTAGGAGATCGCCGTGTGCGTCGCGGATGCGATTGAGCTTGCCCAGGTAGGCCGCATAGTGTGGAATGTCGCTCAGCGTGCCCCGGCAGCGAAAGATGGTCATGTCAAAGCGCAGCCCATAGACAAAGGTATAATTGGCCTTGGTAAGGTAGTCGTCCTCGTCTTCACCGCACTCCCGGTTCATGCAGATATGCTCCGGGAACGTATAACGGTATAGCGCTGGGAAGGCACGGGGATCCGGCCAAGCTCCGTCCAATGAATGTGCGATATCCATATGCTGTCCATAGACGTCGACGGTGTGCTCCATGCACATGGCCGCCTCGGAATTGAGGGCCTTGACGTTGGCCCGCAACTGCCGATAGTTTTCGGCCTTGGTGGCAAAGGCCGTGCTCGGCTTGTCGTGGGGATGTGAACTGTCAAAGCATAGGACAGGTGTATAGCCGCCGATGTCGTAGAGCACGCCATCGGCGCCCATCTCGACGATTCGCCGGCCCACATCTAGCATTTTTTCCTGCCACTCCGGTGTGGAAGGACACATGCAGGCCAGAGGCATACGTCCGCTGGCAACACGGCGCCAAACGCCCTCGCCCGAGTAGGTCTCTGCAAACGAATACTCGACGTTCCATACATTCTTGAGCGAGATGCGATGTCCGACCTCGCGATAAAAGTCGGTGTCGCGATCCACTACGTAATAGCTTACAAAGACCAGCACTTTGCCCCCAGCGGCGTGGATCTCGTCGATGGCGGTTTTTAGTCCGTCCTCGCCGCCCATCGCCGGGTCGGGATAGTACTCGGGCCACTTGTGAGAGAATCCGCCTGGTATCCAGCCCAGAATAAAGACCGTGTCCATGCCGGACGCCTGCGCCTCTTTGTACAGGGCGGGGAGCTGGGCATAGTCGCGCAGTATCTCGCCATACTGGTGCTTGAGGATCACACGCAGCCAACCCTTGAAGCGTTTGACCCACACCGGTGGGGCAGGCGCTGACCACCAGGTATCATCTGCCCAGCGGCGGTATTTTTTGGCCCCGACGTGCCAATCGCCAGCGTGAGCTGAGACGACAAAGGGGCTGGATTGCCAATTTTCGCCCTTTTTCAGGAAGGGGAGCTTGACAAAGCTCAGTGACAGTGTCTCTCGCTTCATGTCCTTTTCGACGTTGAGGCACGTGCTCTGTAGGGAGGGATCATAGGAGCCCATATAGAGCCCTTCCTGCTCGTTGCACAGCTCGTACCACTGCATCGAGGCCGGACCCGGATAGAGCAGATACAGGTTGCGATGGTGCTGGTCCGGCGCTTCATATCCCCGGAAAGACGTGAACTCGCCAAAATCTGTGTGCAGGGGGGCGACGATCCGCTTTCCCAATCCGTCTGGCCACACGAGGATATCCTGGGCCGGGTCGCCTGCTAGAGACGCGATCCCCCCGACGATAGGAAAATGCAGCTCTGCGATCTCCACGTCTTGATCGTTGTCGATCTCAGCCCACGCCGTCACCTGGTCTCCGGACAGTTCAAAGCGGAATCGGAGGCCGATCTGGAGGATGCGATCTCGATAGCAGAGATGCCGGTACGTGACCGTGATCAGCTCTTCGGTCTTTGCTACCTGAGGGGCTTGCTCCTCCGGCCAGATGGCGTTTTCGTCACTGACATCGTCGCGGAAAATCAACTTCCAGCAGCCGCGCGG includes these proteins:
- a CDS encoding DUF6259 domain-containing protein — protein: MFYLENDQIRFALSERAEIVQFQNKITGHKYIAQPRGCWKLIFRDDVSDENAIWPEEQAPQVAKTEELITVTYRHLCYRDRILQIGLRFRFELSGDQVTAWAEIDNDQDVEIAELHFPIVGGIASLAGDPAQDILVWPDGLGKRIVAPLHTDFGEFTSFRGYEAPDQHHRNLYLLYPGPASMQWYELCNEQEGLYMGSYDPSLQSTCLNVEKDMKRETLSLSFVKLPFLKKGENWQSSPFVVSAHAGDWHVGAKKYRRWADDTWWSAPAPPVWVKRFKGWLRVILKHQYGEILRDYAQLPALYKEAQASGMDTVFILGWIPGGFSHKWPEYYPDPAMGGEDGLKTAIDEIHAAGGKVLVFVSYYVVDRDTDFYREVGHRISLKNVWNVEYSFAETYSGEGVWRRVASGRMPLACMCPSTPEWQEKMLDVGRRIVEMGADGVLYDIGGYTPVLCFDSSHPHDKPSTAFATKAENYRQLRANVKALNSEAAMCMEHTVDVYGQHMDIAHSLDGAWPDPRAFPALYRYTFPEHICMNRECGEDEDDYLTKANYTFVYGLRFDMTIFRCRGTLSDIPHYAAYLGKLNRIRDAHGDLLLEGTFVDGEGIELGNPSIVAKSYRIAEHLAVVAWNPASERQPLLIRAPEYRLVKTVTVDGEAHLPLETLNPNQIAVLIYVST